In the Desulfuromonas sp. DDH964 genome, GCCGGAAGGTGTGGCTGAACAAATTGTAGGTGCCGCCGTAAAGGTAGCTGCTCGCGACGATGTTGTCGCCGGCCTGGGCAAGATTGAGAATGGCCAGGGTCACCGCCGCCGAGCCGGAGGAGAGCGCCAGTGCGCCGACGCCGCCATCGAGGTCGGCCAGGCGCTTTTCGAGAACATCGCTGGTCGGGTTCATCAGCCGGGTATAGATATTCCCCATCTCCTTGAGGCCAAAAAGATTCGCGGCATGTTCCGAGGAGTTGAAGGTGTAGGAGCTGGTCTGGTAAATAGGAACCGCGCGGGCGTTGGTGGTCGGGTCGGGGACCTGACCGGCGTGAAGGGCTTTGGTGCCGATACCTGGCGACGGGTTGCTCATGGCGTTCTCCTTAACGGTTGGTTACCCAAGCTGGCAGGTCAAGAAACTGTGTGGTTAATGGCTAGCAGAATGAAGTTTGTCTGTCAAGAATATTCTCGGAGATTTAACGGTTGATCGGCGAGAATCTTCACGGCAGGGCCGGTGGCTCTTTTCTGTGCGGAATTATAACAGTTCCGGTTTGCCCTGGCACAGAAAAGAATCTGCGGGGTTGCGGCAAGGCCGGTTATTCACTAAGCTGAACCGCGACTTCCGGGTTAGGTTTGGCGCAGCAGGAATAAGCCCCCTCAGGCATGGCGGCAATGGACGAGGTTTTTCTCGAAGCCCTGGTTGTTGAGTTGCGGAGCCGGTTGTGCGGTGCCGCGGTCAACAAAATCTTCCAGTGTGGGTCGAATGACCTGGTCTTCCGAGTCTGGACCGGCCGCGACAATCTGCGGCTGCTGCTCTCCGCCGACCCGGGCGCACCACGGCTCTACCTGACCACAACCGCGCTCCCCAATCCGGCAGCGCCCCCCCGCTTCTGCCAGTTGCTGCGGTCCCGGTTACGGCGCCTGCTGACGATCGAGCGAGTGCCCGGCGAGCGCATCGTTCTTCTCCGCTTCGCCGGGGCGGGGGGTGAGCAATGGGAGGTAGTCGCCGAGTTTTTCGGCAATCGGCCCAACCTGATCCTGATCGATGGTGACGGCCGCATTGTTGATGCGTTGCAGCGCATCACCGGGGGCGAGCGTCCCTGCATTCCCGGCCAGGTTTATCCCTTGCCGCCACCTCGGGCACGTTTTCTCCTGGCCACGGGACTCCCCGCCATCCCCCCTGGAGTAGACCTTCGTTCCTGGCTTCTTCACCAGGTCACGCCGATGAGCCCCCTGGTCGCCAGCGACCTCGCCGCGGCGACAGCTACCGGGGTCGACCCGGTCGTGGCCCTGGAGCACTTCCGCCAACGTTGGGTGGCCGCAGACTTTGCGCCGGGCATCGCGGTCATCAATGACCGCCCGGTCCTGTTTGCGTTTCCGCCCGATTACCTGGAAATGGACGGGCCCCAGCTTTTTGATTCATCATCGGCGGCGGCCGAGGCCTTCTACGCTTCCCGGGCGGGGGGTGATCTTTTCGGTGGCGGGCGCAGGGAACTCGAATCGCTGGTAGCAAAGGCCGTCGCCCGCCTCGAAAAGCGCCTTGCCCATATCGCCGCCGAAGAGGAGAGGGCGGCCGGCGCCAAGCGGCAGCGCGAGTTCGGCGACCTGTTGCTCGCCAATCTGCACCTGTTGCGCCGCGGGCTGACTGAGATCGTTCTTACCGACTGGTACACCGACCCGCCGCAACCGGTATGCATCCCCCTCGATCCGGCCCTCTCTCCGCAGGAGAACGCGGCGGCCTGTTTCCGCCGTCATCGCAAGGGAAAGCGGGCGCTGAAGCACATCGAGCGCCGCCGCGCCGAAACCCGCGCCGAACTCGAATGGCTCGGCGGCGTCGCCCTCGCCCTTGATGAGCTTGAGTCGCCTGAGGAACTGGGTGCTCTGCGGGCGGAACTCGCCGCGGCCGGATTGCTCAAACTGCGCCCCGAACCGGGGCGTGCGCGCCAGGCTACTCCCGGCACTCTGTTGCGCAGCACCCGGACGCCCGGCGGGTTTCTCCTCTACTGGGGGCGCAACAATCGCAGCAACGATCGGGTCAGCAGGGAGCTTACCGCTGGCGACGACCTCTGGTTTCATGCCCATAACATTCCCGGTTGCCACCTGGTTCTGAAGCGCGATTCGAAGGGTGTCGAGGTTCCCGAGGAAGATATCGAATTTGCCGCGGCCCTGGCCGCCGGCTATTCGCGGGGGAGGGACGCGGCGCGGGTCGATGTGATCGTCGCCGCCGGTCGCGAGGTGCGCAAGCCGAAAGGGGTGCGACCGGGACTGGTCAGCGTTGGCCATTTCCGTACCGTGCGGGTTATCCCGCGGCGCCTCCCTCCGGCCGGCGATCCCGGTGAGAATTGACGCAGGGCCACTTTTTTTGGTTGCAAAGGATGAGGCCTTTTGTTATAAACACCTTCGCTTCACGCCCAAGTGGTGGAATTGGTAGACACGCTAGGTTCAGGGTCTAGTGACCGTAGGGTCGTGGGAGTTCGAGTCTCCCCTTGGGCACCACAACTAAGATGACGGGCCAGCCGATTGACGGCTGGCCCTTTTTCTTTGGTGCGCCAGGCATGGCGCGTAGCGCCTTGACTGGCGCTGTCTGATTCACTGTGGTGGTGAATCAGTGACTTGGGGGTGCAAGTCCCCTGCGGACCCTGATGGCGGGAACCGCTAGCCGGACGGCAAGGGTGTCCATCGCGAGGTGGAATCTGAAGGAAGCCGCAGGCAAAATCCCGGTCCGACGAACAGAAACCGCATGAGGCAGTCTCATCCGGGCGAGAAGGCCAATATCTTCAAAGCCCGATAGCCATCCGGGAGGGTGGGGCTGTAGATGCGGCGGGTAGATGGGAGGAAGGTCACGCGCATTACCCTGGGAGATCTGTCGGTCTGCCTCGTGCTACCGTCACCGTAAGGTGTCGGGACGGGCCGGCAGAAGTCAGCAGAGGCCGTAGTAGCCGGAGTAACCACCCGGCAAAGGGCCGAACACGAGGCGTCGTTTCAGGAGACTCGCGTTTCGATGACGACAAGAGCAGCAGAAGTCCCGGTCGAGATACCGGGAGCCGTCCCGGAGGGCAGCGGCCGGAAGCCGCCAGAGCATGGGAGCGGTGCGTCAAACGTCACGGCAACGAGAGACCCTTCCTGGACGAAAGCGGAAAGGGGGCTGATGGAAGACGTCGTCAGCCGCCCGAACATGATGGCGGCCTTAGAGCGGGTGGAAGCCAACAAGGGCGCCCCCGGCATCGACGAGATGACGACGGGCGAGCTTCGCGGTTTTCTCAAGGAGAAGTGGCCGACCATCAGGGAAGAGTTGCTGAATGGGACGTATCGCCCCCAGCCGGTGCGGAAGGTGGAAATCGAGAAGCCCGACGGGGGAGTGCGCACCCTGGGAATCCCCACGGTGTGCGATCGGCTCATTCAGCAGGCGCTGCATCAGGTGCTGACGCCGCTATTCGATCCGGACTTCTCCGAGAGCTCCTACGGGTATCGTCCCGGACGGAGTGCCTGGCAGGCGGTTAGAGCCGCCCGTCGGCATGTGGCCGACGGCAAGCGCTGGGTGGTCGATATCGACCTGGAGAAGTTCTTCGACCGGGTGAACCACGACATCCTCATGTCGCGGGTCGCCCGTAAGGTCGAAGACAAGCGGGTATTGCTGCTCATCCGGCGGTACCTGCAAGCCGGAGTGCTCGAAGGCGGGCTTGTGTCGCAGAGGGTGGAAGGGACGCCGCAGGGTGGTCCCCTCTCACCTCTTCTGTCGAACATCCTGCTCGACGCGTTCGACAAGGAACTGGAGAGGCGCGGTCACGCCTTCTGCCGCTACGCCGACGACTGCAACATTTACGTGCAGACCAGGCGCAGCGGCCAAAGGGTCATGGCCAGTCTCACCCGGTTCCTGGAGGAGCGGCTGGCACTCAAGGTCAACGTCGCCAAAAGCGCCGTCGACCGTCCTTGGAAAAGGGTCTTTCTGGGTTACAGCATGACCTTTCACAAGAAACCCCGCCTCAAAGTGGCGGAGTCGAGAGTGAAGCGGTTCAAGGCCGGACTCAGGAAGGTCTGCCGACGGGGCAGGGGACGCAGTCTCGCTCAGGTCATCAAAGAAATCACCCCGAAGCTACGGGGGTGGGCCTCTTACTTCCGCCTGGCGGAGGTCAAAGGCATCTTCGAAGAACTGGACAAATGGCTGCGGCGGAAGCTGCGCTGCATTCTATGGCGACAGTGGAAGCGCCCCTATACCCGGGCCAAGAGGTTGATGCAGCGGGGATTGCCGGAAGCCCGGGCGTGGAAATCGGCCACGAACGGGCGAGGCCCCTGGTGGAACTCAGGGGCCTCGCACATGAATGAAGCGTATCCGACATCCTTCTTTCGCTACTTGGGGCTGATCCGCTTGACCGATCAGCACCGCCGCTTTCAGAGCGCCTTGTGAACCGCCGTGTACGGAACCGTACGCACGGTGGTGTGGGAGGACGGCGGGGGCGACCCCGCCTCCTACCCGATGCCGGCAGCGGAAATCATGTCTTGCCGAGCCGGCAGCGGGCGCTGTATAAGAAAAGAGCTATTCCTGCTGATCTTGGCACCGAAGCGAAGGCTGCAAAGATGGATATCGAGACCTTGCGGAGTTATCTTCTTGCCAGACCCGGCGCCGAAGAGACCTATCCCTTCGACGCGGAGACCCTGGCTGTCAAGGTCGGCGGCAGGATCTTTGCCTTGTTGATGCCTGGCGACGGTCCGGCCTGGCTCAACCTCAAGTGCCTGCCGGAGCACGCCGAAATTCTGCGCGAGCTTTATCCCGCAGTTTTGCCGGGCTACCATATGAACAAGCGCCATTGGAACACCGTGGTCCTCGACGGCACCCTGCCGGATGCGGACCTGGAGGGGATGATCGACGAGTCGTATCGTCTGGTCGTAGCGGGGCTGCCCCGCTCGCGGCGTCCCGGTTGACACCATTATCCTGACTGCTGATTACCCACCCCAAGGGAGTGAACCATGCCGACTGCTACCGCCCGCCATATCCTGGTCGCCAGTGAAGCTGACTGCCTGAAACTCAAGGCTGAAATCGAGGCCGGCGCCGATTTTGCCGAGGTCGCCCTGCAGAATTCCTCCTGCCCGTCGCGGATGCGCGGCGGCGACCTGGGTGCGTTTCGTGCTGGCGACATGGTCCAGGAATTCGACGCCGCGGTCTTTTCCGGTCCGGTCGGGCAGCTCCTCGGACCGGTCCAGACCCAGTTCGGTTTCCACCTGATGGAAGTCACCAAGCGCTGGTAACCGGTGCGTTTATGATCGGGGTGCGTCGCTTCCTGCTGATCCTGGCCCTTCTGCTCCTCCCTTGGCCCGCCTCGGCCGCGAACCCCTGGCAGGGTTGGAACGCGCTCTGCGCGGCGATTCGCAGCGAGACGATCACCCCCGCCCAGGCCCGGGCCCAGGCCAAAAAATTGCTGCCGCAATTGCGTGCCGCCAGCCGGGAAATCGCGCCGACACCACATGTCTTCCCCGTCGCCGGTTATGGTCCCGAGTGTGGCGAGGGGGGGCGCAACTATCATCTTGGCCGGTTCGATTTCTATAACAACCGCAGCCGCAAGGGACTTCACCCCGCCCACGATCTCTTTATCACCGACCAGGACCAGGACAGTCGCGACGACGCCTCCGGCGCCCCGGTGACGATCCTTGCCTTCAGTTCCGGGGTCGTGGCCGCCACCAACAGTGGCTGGCAACCGGGGACACCCACCTATGGCGGCAACTGCATCTGGGTTTACGATCCCGCCAGCGACCGTTTCTGTTACTACGCCCACCTCGAACGGGTCGATGTCATGCCCGGCGATGTCGTCAGCGCCGGAACGCCCCTCGGCATCATGGGACGAACCGGAATCAACGCCCAGGCCCGGCGTAGCCCCACCCACCTGCACTTCATGGTGGTCGCCTGGGACCGGGGACGGATGACGCCGATCAACCCCTGGCCAGAACTCCTCGCGGCCCAACGGCTCCCGGCCCGTTAAGGGTGTGGCCAGCCGCCAATTTCCTTGCCTGGTGGTTACCCTTTTGCTACCATCAGCGCCATGGATATCCGCCTGGTTCTCAAACAATGTCCGATGTTTGCCGGTGTCACCAGCGACGACCTTGACGAGCTGTTGCAGGTGGCAAGATCCCGTGACTGCGAAAAGGGGGAACTCCTTTTCTCCAGCGGTGACACGGCCGCCGGTTTCTATGTCCTGGCTGCCGGCAAGGTCAAAATTTACAAGCTCTCCCCCGATGGCAAGGAGCGCATCCTGCACATCGTCCACCCGGTGGCAACCTTTGCCGAGGCGGCGATCTTCGGTGATGGCCGCTACCCGGCCTACGCCGAGCCCCTCGAAAAATCGTTGCTGATCTTCTTCCCGAAGCAGGAATTCCTCGACCTGTTGCAACGCCAGGGGCGCATTGCGATCAATATGATCGGTGGCCTCTCCCGCTTTTTGCGGCAGTTCGCCACCCAGGTGGAGGAGCTGACCTTCAAGGATGTCCCCGCCCGGCTCTCCCGCTATATCCTCGATCTCGCCGGGGCCAGGGAGACCGCCTTTCTGCCGATCTCCAAGTCCCAGCTCGCCTCCAACCTCGGCACTGTCAGTGAAACCCTGTCGCGAACCCTGCGCAAGCTCTCCGACGACGACCTGATTGCCGTCGAAGGGCGGACGATCCGTATTCTCGATGCCGAACGTCTCGCCGATCTGGCCGATAGTTTTCGCGAACGCTGATCCTCTTTGGCGCGCCGGGGACCCGCCGGCGGCGCAGGAGCCTGCCATGCTCTTCCCGGATCGCGCTGAATCTTCCCTTGCACGGTTTCCGGTCGATGTCACCGGCCCCGTACTCCAAGCAGGAGGTATCCTTGCCGAATAAATTGCGGGACAGCGTGGCTGGTAGAAAGCCGTCCCTTCTGCTGATCGCCGAGGATGCCGCTGTCGGGTCCCGGGTGCGTCAGGCCCTGGCAGGGATGCCGGAGCCAGCCGCCTGGACGATTCACGAGATCGCCTGGGAGCAGGGGGCAGTGACGCTTGCCAGCGCCGATTGCGCTCTGGCCCTGGTCGCCGGCAAGCCCGATAGCCAAGCGGCGCTCGAACTCCTGCGCCAGGCGCAGCTGCCTCCTTCTCGCCCGGTCCTGCTGGTTGGTGGTTTCGATCCCGCAACTGCGAACGAAGTCGGTGCCGCTGACTTAATCACCCTGGACGAACTGACACCGGCGCTCATCGGCCGGGTCCTTCGTTATCAGCTTCAACGCCGGCAGCTCGAAGACCAGATCGCCCGCCTCGGGCAATTCGATTCGCTGACCGGCCTCCCCAACCGCTTCCTCTTCCACGACCGGCTCGCCCAGCTTCTCGCCCGCGCCTGCCGCGATGCCACCCAGGTCGGGGTCATGCTCCTCGGGATTGACCGTTTCAAGGGGGTGACCGAGTCGCTCGGCCACCGGGTCGGGGACTTGGTGCTGCAGGCGGTGGCACGGCGGCTCAGCGATTCGATCCGCGAATGCGACACGGTGGCGCGTCTCGACGGGGACGAGTTCGTCCTCCTCTTTTCCGGACTGCGGAACCATCGCCAGGCAGCGGCCATGGCCGCGCGGATTCTGGTCACATTTGCCCGCCCCTCCCAGATTGGAGAGCGGGAAATCTACCTCTCGCCGAGCATCGGCATCGCCATTTACCCCTTTGACGGCAATGAAGGGGAGCTCCTGATGGGCTGCGCGGAGACCGCCCTCTCGATGGCCCGGAGCAATGGTGGCAACTGCTATCAATTCTTCGCTCCGGAGATGAACGCCGCCGCCCGGGAACGGCTCGAACTCGAAACCGGCCTGCATCGGGCGCTGGAGCGGGATGAATTCCTGCTCCATTACCTGCCCCAGTTTGACCTCGCCAGTGGTGAACTGATCGGTTTCGAGGCACTGCTGCGCTGGCAGTCGCCGGACCATGGCCTGGTGATGCCGCGCCGGTTTATCCCCCTGCTTGAGGAGAATGGCCTGATCTGCAGTGTCGGCGAGTGGGTGCTGCGCAGCGCCTGCCGGCAACTGCGGCGCTGGCAGGAGGCTGGCCTGCGACCGGGTCGCCTCGCCGTTAACCTCTCTGGTCGCCAGTTGCGGGTCCCCGGCCTGGTCGAATTGTTCATGGGGATTTTACGGGAGACCGGGGTTGATCCTGCCCAACTCGATATCGAACTGACCGAAGGGCACGTCATGCAGCAGCTGCAGCTCAACGTCGAGGTTCTGCGGCGTCTTACCGACCAGGGGGTGCAGCTGGTGATGGACGATTTCGGTACCGAGGATTCTTCTTTGAGCTGCCTTAAGCATCTTCCCGTCAACAAGGTCAAGATTGACCAGAGTTTCACCAGCCAGATCGGTCGCAGCGCCGAGGATGATGCCCTGATCCGGGCGATCATCGCCATGAGCCACAGCCTCGGTTTGAAGGTGATCGGCGAAGGGATCGAGAGCCGGGAACAGCTCGACTTTTTGCGCGCCCAGGGGTGCGAGGAAGGGCAGGGCTTCTGGTTTGCGCCGGCCCGGAGTGCTGCCGAAATCGAGCAAATGCTCAGGAGCCGCTGAGGCACGTTTCAATTTGACCCTGGTCAAGGCCGCTCTCCCGGCTCGCTGTTACTATTCCCACCATGTCTGCTAATGCTCCAGCGTTATCTCCCCTGACCCGTCGCGAGCGCAAGGATCTCAGGATTCTCGCGCACTTCACCGCGGTCTATTGTCGGAACCATCATTCCGATGAGCGTGCTCCCCTTGATCTGGCGGAGCCTGGCTACGCCCCCCTGCGCCTGGAGCGATTCCCCCTCTGCTCCGAGTGCCGGGAATTCCTTGCCTACGCCTTTGCCCGCCGTCGCTGTTGCCCCCTCGACCCGAAACCCGCCTGCAAGGAGTGCCCGGTTCACTGCTATCGCAGTGGCCATCGTGAGCAGGTTCGCGCCATCATGCGCTTTTCCGGGCGTCACCTGCTGCTCAGGGGACGGCTTGACCTGCTTTGGCACTACCTGTTCTAATCACCAGAAGGGGGAAGGCTGGCGGGCGCGCGCTTCCCTTGACCTGTGTCAATGCGGGCAGGACCGCAGTCAGGCATAATCATCCCAGTACCATGAATCCTAAACCATCCAAGAGCCATGAGGTGATAGAGATGCAGCGTGACATCGTGAGAATCGACGAAGAAAAATGCAACGGTTGTGGCCTTTGTGTGCCGGCCTGTGCCGAAGGTGCGATCCGGATTATCGACGGCAAGGCAAAGCTGATCGCCGACAACCTCTGCGACGGTCTCGGCGCCTGTCTCGGGCATTGTCCGCAGGATGCGATCATTGTCGAAAAACGGCAGGCCGAGGCTTTCGACGAAGGCGCGGTGGAAAAGCACCTGGCAGCCAGCAGCCATCCTCCGACCAGCCACCCGGCTCCCGCAACCGGAGGTTGTCCTTCGGCCCAGGTTCGGGTGATGCCGGCTGCCGGCGGTTGTCCCTCGGCCCAGGTCCGGCAGCTTGCCCCTGCCACGGGAGGCGGCGCGACCACGGCCCCCGCGCGGAGTTCGGAG is a window encoding:
- a CDS encoding Rqc2 family fibronectin-binding protein; the protein is MDEVFLEALVVELRSRLCGAAVNKIFQCGSNDLVFRVWTGRDNLRLLLSADPGAPRLYLTTTALPNPAAPPRFCQLLRSRLRRLLTIERVPGERIVLLRFAGAGGEQWEVVAEFFGNRPNLILIDGDGRIVDALQRITGGERPCIPGQVYPLPPPRARFLLATGLPAIPPGVDLRSWLLHQVTPMSPLVASDLAAATATGVDPVVALEHFRQRWVAADFAPGIAVINDRPVLFAFPPDYLEMDGPQLFDSSSAAAEAFYASRAGGDLFGGGRRELESLVAKAVARLEKRLAHIAAEEERAAGAKRQREFGDLLLANLHLLRRGLTEIVLTDWYTDPPQPVCIPLDPALSPQENAAACFRRHRKGKRALKHIERRRAETRAELEWLGGVALALDELESPEELGALRAELAAAGLLKLRPEPGRARQATPGTLLRSTRTPGGFLLYWGRNNRSNDRVSRELTAGDDLWFHAHNIPGCHLVLKRDSKGVEVPEEDIEFAAALAAGYSRGRDAARVDVIVAAGREVRKPKGVRPGLVSVGHFRTVRVIPRRLPPAGDPGEN
- the ltrA gene encoding group II intron reverse transcriptase/maturase, whose translation is MTTRAAEVPVEIPGAVPEGSGRKPPEHGSGASNVTATRDPSWTKAERGLMEDVVSRPNMMAALERVEANKGAPGIDEMTTGELRGFLKEKWPTIREELLNGTYRPQPVRKVEIEKPDGGVRTLGIPTVCDRLIQQALHQVLTPLFDPDFSESSYGYRPGRSAWQAVRAARRHVADGKRWVVDIDLEKFFDRVNHDILMSRVARKVEDKRVLLLIRRYLQAGVLEGGLVSQRVEGTPQGGPLSPLLSNILLDAFDKELERRGHAFCRYADDCNIYVQTRRSGQRVMASLTRFLEERLALKVNVAKSAVDRPWKRVFLGYSMTFHKKPRLKVAESRVKRFKAGLRKVCRRGRGRSLAQVIKEITPKLRGWASYFRLAEVKGIFEELDKWLRRKLRCILWRQWKRPYTRAKRLMQRGLPEARAWKSATNGRGPWWNSGASHMNEAYPTSFFRYLGLIRLTDQHRRFQSAL
- a CDS encoding MmcQ/YjbR family DNA-binding protein, whose translation is MDIETLRSYLLARPGAEETYPFDAETLAVKVGGRIFALLMPGDGPAWLNLKCLPEHAEILRELYPAVLPGYHMNKRHWNTVVLDGTLPDADLEGMIDESYRLVVAGLPRSRRPG
- a CDS encoding peptidylprolyl isomerase; translation: MPTATARHILVASEADCLKLKAEIEAGADFAEVALQNSSCPSRMRGGDLGAFRAGDMVQEFDAAVFSGPVGQLLGPVQTQFGFHLMEVTKRW
- a CDS encoding M23 family metallopeptidase → MIGVRRFLLILALLLLPWPASAANPWQGWNALCAAIRSETITPAQARAQAKKLLPQLRAASREIAPTPHVFPVAGYGPECGEGGRNYHLGRFDFYNNRSRKGLHPAHDLFITDQDQDSRDDASGAPVTILAFSSGVVAATNSGWQPGTPTYGGNCIWVYDPASDRFCYYAHLERVDVMPGDVVSAGTPLGIMGRTGINAQARRSPTHLHFMVVAWDRGRMTPINPWPELLAAQRLPAR
- a CDS encoding Crp/Fnr family transcriptional regulator, which codes for MDIRLVLKQCPMFAGVTSDDLDELLQVARSRDCEKGELLFSSGDTAAGFYVLAAGKVKIYKLSPDGKERILHIVHPVATFAEAAIFGDGRYPAYAEPLEKSLLIFFPKQEFLDLLQRQGRIAINMIGGLSRFLRQFATQVEELTFKDVPARLSRYILDLAGARETAFLPISKSQLASNLGTVSETLSRTLRKLSDDDLIAVEGRTIRILDAERLADLADSFRER
- a CDS encoding putative bifunctional diguanylate cyclase/phosphodiesterase, with translation MPNKLRDSVAGRKPSLLLIAEDAAVGSRVRQALAGMPEPAAWTIHEIAWEQGAVTLASADCALALVAGKPDSQAALELLRQAQLPPSRPVLLVGGFDPATANEVGAADLITLDELTPALIGRVLRYQLQRRQLEDQIARLGQFDSLTGLPNRFLFHDRLAQLLARACRDATQVGVMLLGIDRFKGVTESLGHRVGDLVLQAVARRLSDSIRECDTVARLDGDEFVLLFSGLRNHRQAAAMAARILVTFARPSQIGEREIYLSPSIGIAIYPFDGNEGELLMGCAETALSMARSNGGNCYQFFAPEMNAAARERLELETGLHRALERDEFLLHYLPQFDLASGELIGFEALLRWQSPDHGLVMPRRFIPLLEENGLICSVGEWVLRSACRQLRRWQEAGLRPGRLAVNLSGRQLRVPGLVELFMGILRETGVDPAQLDIELTEGHVMQQLQLNVEVLRRLTDQGVQLVMDDFGTEDSSLSCLKHLPVNKVKIDQSFTSQIGRSAEDDALIRAIIAMSHSLGLKVIGEGIESREQLDFLRAQGCEEGQGFWFAPARSAAEIEQMLRSR
- a CDS encoding nitrous oxide-stimulated promoter family protein; its protein translation is MSANAPALSPLTRRERKDLRILAHFTAVYCRNHHSDERAPLDLAEPGYAPLRLERFPLCSECREFLAYAFARRRCCPLDPKPACKECPVHCYRSGHREQVRAIMRFSGRHLLLRGRLDLLWHYLF
- a CDS encoding ATP-binding protein; its protein translation is MQRDIVRIDEEKCNGCGLCVPACAEGAIRIIDGKAKLIADNLCDGLGACLGHCPQDAIIVEKRQAEAFDEGAVEKHLAASSHPPTSHPAPATGGCPSAQVRVMPAAGGCPSAQVRQLAPATGGGATTAPARSSELRQWPVQMHLVPPTAPFLQDAELVLAADCAPFAYADFHRDLLQGKALLIGCPKLDDGQAYLDKLTAILRQNQVRSLTVVHMEVPCCSGLIALARRALEASGSSTPLHTVKVTIGGELA